Part of the Pelorhabdus rhamnosifermentans genome, TTTGATTTCAAACACTTAAATCCCTCCCTATCTGTTATGCGCGGGCTTAGCAGAAACTTCCGAATACTCTACCTTGCCTGCCGTAACATCCGGTAAAAACATCGTTAATATTCCGCCAAGCAATAAAAAAAAGACTAAGCAATAAATTCCAAAAGTCATACCAAAAAGCGTCGTTAACCATCCAACCATCACAGGACCAAAGAAACCACCCAGATTACCGATGGCATTAATAATTCCTCTGGCCCCACCCGCAATTCCTGGTGGAAACAGCAAAGCAGGCATAGTCCAGAAATTACTCGAAACAGCCTTCGTAAAAACACCTGTCAAAACAAGAAGACCATAAGAAACCCAAATATGTTCTGGAAATAGCGTGGAAAGCAGAAAACAAATACCAAAACCGAATTGCGTAATAGATGTATAAAAACGCCGATTTAAACTGCGGTCAGAAAGCATTGCAAAAATGTACAAACCTATCAACCCAGCCAAATAGGGAACAGCTGTTAAAAACCCGACGTTGGTCATCCCCATTTTCGTTAAGTTTTTTACAATCGTTGGTAGCCACAGCAAAAATCCATATTGTCCTGTAGCATAACAGAAATAAATGGCTGTCAACATCCAACTGTCGCGATTGACCAATAAATCTTTATAACTCACAGGAGCATGACATTGATTATTTTGATGAATTTCTCTTTCCCGACGTAAAGTTTCGATAAGATATTCTTTTTCTTCCTTGGAAATCCACTTAGCTTCTTCTGGACGATCACTGATAAGCGGAAGCCAGATAAACAGTAAACCAATTGAAATAAGTCCTTCAACAATAAATACACCATGCCAGTCAAAATGCGTAATGACCCATCCTGATAGTGGATTCGTAATGATCGCCGAAATAGCTAAATTACTCATGAATAAGGCGTTCGCGCGACCAACCTCCTTCTCAGGAAACCAATTTCCAATAATAACAAGAATCGCCGGCCACAATCCCCCTTCAGCTACGCCAAGTAAAAAGCGCATCGTCAGTAACTGCCATTCATTTTGCACAAAACCCGTCAGCGTAGAAAGACCGCCCCATGCAACAATAGTCCACATGATAAACTTTTTCGCACTACCATGTTCGGCAATATGCCCACCGGGGATCTGTAAAATCATATAGCCAAAAAAGAAAATACCTGCAGCTAATCCAGAGACTGTCATGGATATACCAAGAGCTTCATTCATACCACCGGCCATAGCAAAGCCAAT contains:
- a CDS encoding MFS transporter, producing the protein MASSNIANGCIPKGRWLHIIPPTIIVYIVAYMDRMNIGFAMAGGMNEALGISMTVSGLAAGIFFFGYMILQIPGGHIAEHGSAKKFIMWTIVAWGGLSTLTGFVQNEWQLLTMRFLLGVAEGGLWPAILVIIGNWFPEKEVGRANALFMSNLAISAIITNPLSGWVITHFDWHGVFIVEGLISIGLLFIWLPLISDRPEEAKWISKEEKEYLIETLRREREIHQNNQCHAPVSYKDLLVNRDSWMLTAIYFCYATGQYGFLLWLPTIVKNLTKMGMTNVGFLTAVPYLAGLIGLYIFAMLSDRSLNRRFYTSITQFGFGICFLLSTLFPEHIWVSYGLLVLTGVFTKAVSSNFWTMPALLFPPGIAGGARGIINAIGNLGGFFGPVMVGWLTTLFGMTFGIYCLVFFLLLGGILTMFLPDVTAGKVEYSEVSAKPAHNR